The Verrucomicrobiales bacterium sequence CGCGAGGCAGGCGGAAAGCGGCTGGCCCTCTGTGTGAATAAGCGGAATACCACCGCCTTGCAGGCCTACCGGGCCTATGGATTCCGGCAGCGTGCCGAGGTGTGCGTGGATATCGGGGGCGGATTTGTGATGGATGACTACGTGTTGGAGTATGAGCTCGGAGTGTCGGGGGGGTGCTAGTTCTCGTTGTCCTGGAAATGGTTTTCCGCTATGCCTACGTCCCATGGCTTCGCGTCAACCGGTTCAAATCGAAATCTGCATCGACTCCATCCAGTCCGCCTTGGCGGCGGAAAAAGGCGGGGCGCATCGTGTCGAACTCTGCCAGAACTTGTTCGAAGGGGGGACGACTCCGAGCGCCGGGCTGATCTTGGGGGTGCGCCGGGCGGTACGCCTCCCGGTTTATGTGATCATCCGTCCGCGCGGGGCAGACTTTTGCTACTCGGAGGCCGAGTTTGAAGTGATGAAGGAGGACGTTCGCTTGGCGCGAGAGTGGGGTGCCGATGGTATTGTCCTGGGACTGCTGAAGCGGGACGGCACGGTGGACGTTAAACGCACCCAACTCTTGATGCGCTTGGCCGGTCCCTTGCCAATTACCTTCCATCGTGCCTTCGATGTCACTCCCGATCCTTTCAAAGCCCTCGATGCGCTGATTCAACTGGGAGTTCGCCGGGTGCTGACCTCCGGCCAGGAGCGCACCGTTCTGGAAGGCATCGACCTGATCGCCGAACTCGTTCGGCGGGCGGGTCAGCGGATCGTTATCATGCCCGGTGGGGGGATCAGCGATCGCAATTTTGATAAAATCCGGAAGCTTTCCAAGGCGCGTGAGTTTCATCTCTCTGCGAGCGGTCCGGTGGCCAGCGCGATGACTTATCGCAATGCGCGGGTTCCGATGGGGCGGGAGCTTCGAGCCTCGGAGTTTGCCTGGTCGGCGACCGACCCGGAAAAGGTCCAAAAGGTGGTTCGGTCGGCCGCATGATCGGGGAATTGACGGCAGGGAAGTTTTTCAGCGATGCTACCCCTAATGCGACTTCGACATCTGACGGCTCTGATTCTCTGCAGTGTCTGGACTTCCGTCCAGGCCCAGGATTCATCGACGAATCGACCGATCCTGCGTTTGACCTTGGAGGAGGCCGTGGTGCGGGCGTTGCAGAACAATCTCCAGATAGCGATTGAGCGGGTGCGAGGCGAGGGCGTTGGCTACGACCTCAAGGCCGCCTATGGTTCGTATGATCCAGTGTTTGGCCTGACTGCCGGCCGACGTGAGGACGTTCGCGAGGGCCAGTTCCAGACGAGCGCTGGGGTTCCTTCCCCGGGATCAGAAAACGTCACCGATAGCGCGTCCCCCAGCATTTCTGGCCGACTGCCCTTTGGGACCGAGTATCGGGTTGGTCTTTCCTTGAACCATGTGACGGGTAACAGCGGTGGAAACGCCCTAGACCAGTACAGCACGGATGTCGGTGCCTTCAGTCTCACCCAGCCCTTGCTCCGGGACTTCTGGATCAACTCCGAGCGCCGAACCATCCGGATTGCCAAGCTGAACCGAGATATTTCGGACCTGGAGTTTGAAAACATCGTCATGACGGTCGTCCGGGACGTCCAGAAGTCCTACTATGAACTCGTTGCGGCGGATGAACGAATCAAGGTTCGCCTGTCGGCGCACGAACTCGCAACGCAGCTGGCTCGTGATATCCGTCGAAAGGTTGAGATTGGAACGGCGGCGCCTTTGGAAGACAAGGAGGCGGAATCCAAGGCCCAAACCGAGCTTTCCGGCTACTACTCGGCGCTGCATGAACGGAATCTTGCGGAGAGTCGTCTTAAGGGTTACTTCACCCGCAAATATCCCGAAGTGGCAACCTCCAAGGTGGAACCCATCCAAAAGTTGCTGGCCATCGAGCGGCGGGGGGTTGACCTGCAGGAGAGCTGGAAAAATGGCTTGGCCAAGCGCCCGGATTACCGAAGTTACTTCTTTCGGGCGGAACAGCAACGGATCAACCTCCGTTTCGCTCGGAATCAGATGTATCCTGTTCTGGACTTGACGGGGGGCTACGGTCGTCGGGGGTTGGATTCCATCTCCACACATCCCGGCACCCCGGCTGATTTGGGTGGGGCTTTCCACGACATCGGTCGGAACAACCAACCGTATCACTCCTACGGCGTCACCTTCTCGGTTCCGTTCACCATGCAGGCGGAGCGGGCCAATCTGAAGCGAGCCAAAGTCAACCAGGAGCAGGTGCTGCTTGAGTTGGAACAAAAAGAACAGCAGGTATTGATCGAAATTGACGACACGGTCAGCGCGATCAGCTCCAGTTCCATGCGTATCAAGGCCACCCGGCTTGCGCGTGAATTTGCCGAGGAAGCCTTGGCTGCCGAGCAGAAGAAGCTGGATAGCGGCGTCGTCCAGCCCACTGAGGTTCTTAAGCGCCAGGATGCCCTAACCCAAGCGCGATCCGCCGAGAACCAGGCTCTCTTGGATTTCAACAAGGCCCTCACCGACTTAGATATGGTGGATGGAACGATCCTGGAGCGGAACAGCATCCAGCTTCAATCTCTGAAGTAGCTCCGGGCCTCCGCTGGGAAATCGAGCAAAGCGGTTTCCAGTTGTGAGGGGGGGAGCGGGAGGTACTTGCCTGTGGCCGTGGCACAAAGCTCTCCCGCCTGGTTTCGGATCTCCCCGCGCGTTTCGAACAGCCGGTTTCTCCGGTTGAGCGTAATTTCTCCACTGACTCGCGTGGTTTCGCCGATCCCAATGGGCTTCATGAAGCGAACGCTCAGTTCAGCGCTATAGGCCGGCTTCTTCGTGCTGGCGATGATCGCCCAGGCCATGACCTCATCCAGCGCCGTGGTGATCAAACCACCGTGCACGGCATGGAAGAACCCGGCATGCTCCTGTCGTGGGGTGAAAGCGGCCCAGACCTGCTTCCCGTCGGTCTCCATGGCTAACTGGAGACCGGACTGGTTTTTGACCCCGCAGGCGAAACAGTTGTGAGTATTCGGTAATCGGGACATCCGGCTCTCTGTTAAGCTCGAGAGCGATCGAGGAAAAGCAAAATGAGGAATAAAAAAACTCACTGACATCCTTTTCAGTGAGAGCTTTAGGGTCGGCAGATACCACAGAGCCGATGGCCTGAGAGTATTCTTCCGACTCCGAGTGTCAAAAGGAAAAGCAAGATTTGTTGGGGAAGGAATCGAAATGGGTGAGGAGAGCGGATCCCGGCTCCGCCGGGGGGGCTAAAGCGGCAGAGGGCTGCCGCACTCCATATCTGGTCAGTCCTCTCGGATTGGGATCAAGCGGTTGACGCGACCGTTTGTGCCCGGCAGTGTGCTTCGAACGTTATCGGTCCATGGAAACCTCGATTTATCAACGATTCTGCTTGGCGCTCGGGATGCTTGCGGCCTTGGTGGCCTCTCCGGCTTGCGGACAAGGCACCCGAGCGGATTACGACCGTTCCGCGCAACTGCGTCGGTTGACCGAGAACAAAGTCCTTAACCTTCGAATCGAGCCGCGCTGGCTGACCAATCAGGCTCGGTTTTGGTATCGACGCGAGCTGGCCGGAGGGAATTCCCAGTTTGTGTTGGTGGATGCCGAGCAGGGTACCAAGGTTCTCGCGTTCGACCATGCCCGTCTCGCTGAAGCCCTGAGTCGGGCGTTGGGGAAGCCCGTCTCAGCGGAACGGCTGCCGGTGGATTCGCTGGCATACACTACCAATGGGGCCGCGTTGGTGGTTCAGGTGCAGGGCAAAGCCTGGGAATGCGCAACGAATACCTACGAGCTTAAGGAGGTTCCGGGAACCGCCTCCAGCTTGCCCTCCGATCCCTCGGCTCGGGCAAGTCGTCGGACCGGAGCCGAGACGCACATCATTTTTGACAATCGCACGATGGGGGGAGTGGAGCTCTTCTGGTTGGATGCGGAGGGAAAGAAACAAACCTATGGCCGAATCGGGGCTGGCGAACGGCGCTCACAACACACCTATGTCGGTCATGTGTGGATGGTGGAAACTCGCGAAGGCGAGCGAGAACTGGGCCGATTCACGGCAGCGGAGCTCACCTCCATCGCGGTGATCGGTGAGGAAAATCGGGAGGCGCGAGCCGAAGGACGACGACGCGGCCGTGGACGGCCACAAGCCGAACCCGAAGAGTCCCTGCGTGGACGTTCCCCCGATAAAAAATGGATCGCTTTTGTTCGTAACCACAACATCTATCTGCGGTCCACCATCACGGGAAAAGAATCCCAGCTGAGTTTTGATGGCGGGCTAGGGGAGGCTTATAGCGAATCCGTCAGTTGGTCCCCCGATTCCAAGAAGCTGGTCGGCACTCGTGTCACTGCGGTTGCGGAACACAAGGTATACATGATCGAATCGGCTCCCCCTGATCAAGTGCAGCCGAAGCTTCAGTCCTACGACTACTTCAAACCCGGGGACCGGCTCCCCCATCCGCATCCGGTCCTTTTCGACGCGGAGTCCGCTCAGGCAATCCAGATCAAGGATGAACTTTTTCCGAATCCATTCACGGAGAGCGGCGACCTGGACCTGCGCTGGGAGAGCGACTCCTCTCGTTTTACGTTCACTTACAACCAGCGCGGACACCAAGTGCTGCGCGTTCTTGGGGTCAGTGCCTCCAAGGGCGAAGTTCAGGTGCTCGTCGACGAACGGGCCGAGACCTTTATCAGCTACTCCGGCAAACAATCCCTGCATTGGCTGGATCGGACCAAGGAGTTGGTCTGGATGTCCGAGCGCGACGGATGGAATCACCTTTATCTGTATGATGCGACCAACGGCCGAGTGAAGAATCAGATCACCCGGGGCGAGTGGGTGGTGCTGGGAGTGGACCGAATCGACGAGGAGTTGCGGCAGGTGTGGTTTCGAGCCGGAGGCATTCGATCCGGCCAGGATCCCTATCAGGTGCATCATGCTCGGATAAACCTGGACGGCACCGGGCTGATGCTCCTGACCGAAGGCGATGGCACGCATTCACTTCAATGGTCCCCCGATCGTCGATTCGCCGTTGACACTTACTCGCGAGTGGATGCGCCGCCAACCCATGAACTGCGACGGGCTTCTGACGGAGGACTGATTGTATCCCTGGAGCAAGGTGACCTCTCGGAGTTGATCGCCACCGGATGGAAAGCGCCGGAACGGTTCATGGCGAGGGGCCGTGACGGAGCAACTGAGATCTATGGGGTCATCTATCGACCCACCAACTTCGATCCGGCCCGCAAGTATCCGGTGATCGAATACATCTATGCCGGACCTCACGACTCACACGTTCCCAAAGCCTTCGCGGCACTTCAGCGCGGCTCGGTGGCCGAGTTGGCTGAGCTGGGGTTCGTGGTGGTTCAAATCGATGGGATGGGCACCAGCAATCGATCCAAGAAGTTTCATGATGTCTGCTGGCGCAATCTGGGGGATGGAGGGTTTCCCGATCGCATCGCTTGGATGAAGGCAGCGGCCGAGAAGTATGCCTTCATGGATCTCACCCGCGTTGGCATCTATGGGGGAAGCGCCGGCGGACAGAACTCCACCCGGGCGATGCTGGCCCATGGGGATTTCTACAAGGCGGCTGTTTCTGATTGCGGCTGCCACGACAACCGGATGGACAAGATCTGGTGGAACGAGCAGTGGATGGGATGGCCTATAGGCAAGCACTACGAGGAACAGTCCAATGTAACGCAGGCACATCGTCTGCAGGGAAAGCTCTTGTTGGTGGTCGGCGAGTTGGATCGTAACGTAGATCCTGCCTCGACGATGCAGGTGGTGAACGCTCTGGTGAAGGCCGATAAGGACTTTGATTTGCTGGTGATTCCCGGGGCGGGCCACGGAGCAGCCGAGTCCCCGTATGGCAAGCGGCGTCGCGCGGATTTCTTTGTGCGGCACCTCCTGGGCGTGGAGCCTCGGAGGGAGTGACTCGCTGAGGCGGATGAGCTAGAAATGGATGGCCCGGTTGCTGACGGCCATCGCGGCCTCTTTGAGCGCCTCGGCCAAGGTCGGGTGGGCATGGCAGCTGCGCGCAATGTCTTCCGCGCTGGCGTGGAAGGTCATGGCGACCGCAGCTTCGGCGATCAGATCGCCGGCATGGGGCCCGAGAATATGAACTCCAAGAACCCGATCGGTTGTCGCATCGGCGAGAACCTTCACGCGACCTTCGGTTTCGCCGAGAGCACGGGCTCGGCCACTGGCGAGAAAGGGAAAAAGCCCTTTGGAATAGGTGATACCGGCCTTCTGCAGCTCTTCCTCCGTCCGGCCCACCGAGGCGATCTCGGGGTGGGTGTAGACGACGCTCGGGATGGTATTGTAATCCACATGGCCATGGCCAGTGATCATCTGCTCCACACAGGCGATGCCTTCTTCCTCAGCCTTATGCGCCAGCATCGGCCCGGCGATCACGTCACCGATGGCATAAATGCCTGCGGCGGTGGTGCGGAACTGGGCATCCACGGGGATTCGTCCTTTCGCATCGGGCTGAATGCCCACCGACTCCAGCCCCAATCCTTCGGTGTTGGGACTGCGACCCACGGCGAGCAGGACCCGGTCGCAGGTGATGGGTTCCTGGCCTTGGGCCTCGACCACAACTTGGTTGCCGTTGGCTTTGGCGGAGGTGACCTTAGCCCCGAGCTTGAAGTTCAAACCTTGCTTTTCGAACACCTTGCGGGCCTCGGCCGCGAGTTCGGCGTCCATGCCGGGGAGGATTCGGTCGCAATACTCGAGCACGGTGACCTTGGCGCCCAGCCGGTTCCAGACGGAGCCCAGCTCGAGCCCGATCACCCCGGCCCCGATCACCACCAGATGTTTGGGTACCTCGGAGTACGAGAGCGCTTCCGTGCTGGTCCCCACCCGATCTCCATCCAGCACCACTCCGGGCAGCGGAGCTGAGCGGCTGCCGGTGGCGAGCAGAATCTGTTTGGCCGAGATCTCCGTGGATTCTTTTTCGCCCTTCACCAGGACTCGCGACGTTCCCAGCAGGGTGGCGTGGCCGGAAAAGCGGGTGACCTTGTTCTTTTTGAACAGCGCTTCGATTCCCTTGGTGAGGGTTGTCACGATCTGCGTTTTCCGCTTCAACATCGCAGCCAGGTCGAGTTGCACCTGGTTGACCAGGATGCCGTGGGCTTTGAGCCCGTGCTGCGCGTTGTGGAATTGCTCGCTCGACTCCAGCAGCGCTTTGCTGGGAATGCAGCCGACGCGCAGACAGGTGCCGCCCAGCGCCGGCTCCTTCTCGATGCAAGCCACCGACCAGCCGAGCTGAGCGGCTCGGATCGCCGCCACATAGCCACCTGGGCCCGCCCCGATGACCACCAAGTCAAAAGATTTGTCCGCCATAGGTCGTGAATGGGGTTTGATGTTCGGCTGGCAGCGGTCTAAACCTCCAAAAGGATGCGTGCCGGGTTCTCGATCACTTCCTTGATGCGCTTGAGGAAGGTCACTGCCTCCCGGCCGTCGACAATTCGATGATCATAGCTAAGCGCCAGATACATCATGGGACGGATCACCACCTGACCCTCCAGGGCGATGGGACGTTCTTGGATGGAATGAAGTCCCAGAATTCCGCTTTGGGGCGGATTGATGATCGGGGTGGAAAGGAGGGAACCATAAACACCGCCATTGCTAATGGTGAAGGTGCCCCCTTCCAATTCCTCCATCTTGATCTTGTTGTCCTTCGCGCGTTTGGCGAACTCATTGATGGCCACTTCCACCTCGGCGAAGCTCATACGATCGGCCCCGCGCAGGACTGGCACCACCAGTCCCTTGCCTCCGCCGATGGCAACCCCGACATCTTGATAATTGCGGTAGATGACGTTGGTCCCGCGGATTTCGGCATTGAGCTGCGGCACCAGCCGGAGCGCATCCACGGCCGCCTTCACGAAGAAGGACATGAACCCCAGCTTGACGTTGTACTTGGCCAGGAAGGCTTCTTGATAGCTTTTGCGCAGAGACATGATGGCCGACATGTCCACCTCGTTGAAGGTCGTCAGCATCGCCATGGTGTTCTGGGCTTCGACCAGGCGTTTGGCGACCGTTCGTCGCAGCGGGCTCATGGGGACTGACTCTTCCTCGCGCCCGGTGGAGAGCCCAGAAGCGACAGCTGCTGCTGGAGCCGACTTGACGGGGGCCGGTGTCGGAGCGGGCGCAGCCCCGACCAGGTGGGCTTGCACATCTTCCTTCAGCAGGCGGCCGCCCGGACCGGTGGGGGTCACTTTGGAGGCGTCTACCCGGTTTTCGGCCAGCACACGCGCGGCGGCCGGCATGATCTTATCCGAACCCTTGGCGGGTGCCGCCGCGGCAGGTGTAGGCGTGGACGCTTTTTCCGCGGCTGCCGGGGCGGCCGGGGCGGGAGCGACGGCTCCGGTGCCCGTGCCGAGATGTGCGATGACCTCACCGACCTTGGCGATGTCTCCCTTCTTGCGAAGGATCTTTTCGAGAACACCATCCGCTGGAGCCGGGATTTCAATGGTGGCTTTCTCGGATTCGATGCTGACCAGATTCTCGTCTTTGCGGACGGCGCTGCCTTCCGGCTTCAGCCATTCGCCGATCTGGACTTCTGTGACCGACTCTCCGACCGCCGGGACTTTCAGTTCTGTGGCCATAGTGCGTAATGAGGGGAAAGTGACTTAAATAGGATCAGGCGAAAGCCCGGGTGAGCAGTTCTGCCTGCTCTTGCCGATGGCTGTTATACGAGCCGGTGGCCGGGCTGGCTGAGGCGGGGCGGCTCACGACTTGGACGGGGAATCGTCCAAGGAAACGTTCGCCAAAGATCTGGCGCAGGTATCGCCACGCGCCCATGTTCTCC is a genomic window containing:
- a CDS encoding copper homeostasis protein CutC, translated to MASRQPVQIEICIDSIQSALAAEKGGAHRVELCQNLFEGGTTPSAGLILGVRRAVRLPVYVIIRPRGADFCYSEAEFEVMKEDVRLAREWGADGIVLGLLKRDGTVDVKRTQLLMRLAGPLPITFHRAFDVTPDPFKALDALIQLGVRRVLTSGQERTVLEGIDLIAELVRRAGQRIVIMPGGGISDRNFDKIRKLSKAREFHLSASGPVASAMTYRNARVPMGRELRASEFAWSATDPEKVQKVVRSAA
- a CDS encoding TolC family protein produces the protein MRLRHLTALILCSVWTSVQAQDSSTNRPILRLTLEEAVVRALQNNLQIAIERVRGEGVGYDLKAAYGSYDPVFGLTAGRREDVREGQFQTSAGVPSPGSENVTDSASPSISGRLPFGTEYRVGLSLNHVTGNSGGNALDQYSTDVGAFSLTQPLLRDFWINSERRTIRIAKLNRDISDLEFENIVMTVVRDVQKSYYELVAADERIKVRLSAHELATQLARDIRRKVEIGTAAPLEDKEAESKAQTELSGYYSALHERNLAESRLKGYFTRKYPEVATSKVEPIQKLLAIERRGVDLQESWKNGLAKRPDYRSYFFRAEQQRINLRFARNQMYPVLDLTGGYGRRGLDSISTHPGTPADLGGAFHDIGRNNQPYHSYGVTFSVPFTMQAERANLKRAKVNQEQVLLELEQKEQQVLIEIDDTVSAISSSSMRIKATRLAREFAEEALAAEQKKLDSGVVQPTEVLKRQDALTQARSAENQALLDFNKALTDLDMVDGTILERNSIQLQSLK
- a CDS encoding PaaI family thioesterase yields the protein MSRLPNTHNCFACGVKNQSGLQLAMETDGKQVWAAFTPRQEHAGFFHAVHGGLITTALDEVMAWAIIASTKKPAYSAELSVRFMKPIGIGETTRVSGEITLNRRNRLFETRGEIRNQAGELCATATGKYLPLPPSQLETALLDFPAEARSYFRD
- a CDS encoding prolyl oligopeptidase family serine peptidase, which produces METSIYQRFCLALGMLAALVASPACGQGTRADYDRSAQLRRLTENKVLNLRIEPRWLTNQARFWYRRELAGGNSQFVLVDAEQGTKVLAFDHARLAEALSRALGKPVSAERLPVDSLAYTTNGAALVVQVQGKAWECATNTYELKEVPGTASSLPSDPSARASRRTGAETHIIFDNRTMGGVELFWLDAEGKKQTYGRIGAGERRSQHTYVGHVWMVETREGERELGRFTAAELTSIAVIGEENREARAEGRRRGRGRPQAEPEESLRGRSPDKKWIAFVRNHNIYLRSTITGKESQLSFDGGLGEAYSESVSWSPDSKKLVGTRVTAVAEHKVYMIESAPPDQVQPKLQSYDYFKPGDRLPHPHPVLFDAESAQAIQIKDELFPNPFTESGDLDLRWESDSSRFTFTYNQRGHQVLRVLGVSASKGEVQVLVDERAETFISYSGKQSLHWLDRTKELVWMSERDGWNHLYLYDATNGRVKNQITRGEWVVLGVDRIDEELRQVWFRAGGIRSGQDPYQVHHARINLDGTGLMLLTEGDGTHSLQWSPDRRFAVDTYSRVDAPPTHELRRASDGGLIVSLEQGDLSELIATGWKAPERFMARGRDGATEIYGVIYRPTNFDPARKYPVIEYIYAGPHDSHVPKAFAALQRGSVAELAELGFVVVQIDGMGTSNRSKKFHDVCWRNLGDGGFPDRIAWMKAAAEKYAFMDLTRVGIYGGSAGGQNSTRAMLAHGDFYKAAVSDCGCHDNRMDKIWWNEQWMGWPIGKHYEEQSNVTQAHRLQGKLLLVVGELDRNVDPASTMQVVNALVKADKDFDLLVIPGAGHGAAESPYGKRRRADFFVRHLLGVEPRRE
- the lpdA gene encoding dihydrolipoyl dehydrogenase, with product MADKSFDLVVIGAGPGGYVAAIRAAQLGWSVACIEKEPALGGTCLRVGCIPSKALLESSEQFHNAQHGLKAHGILVNQVQLDLAAMLKRKTQIVTTLTKGIEALFKKNKVTRFSGHATLLGTSRVLVKGEKESTEISAKQILLATGSRSAPLPGVVLDGDRVGTSTEALSYSEVPKHLVVIGAGVIGLELGSVWNRLGAKVTVLEYCDRILPGMDAELAAEARKVFEKQGLNFKLGAKVTSAKANGNQVVVEAQGQEPITCDRVLLAVGRSPNTEGLGLESVGIQPDAKGRIPVDAQFRTTAAGIYAIGDVIAGPMLAHKAEEEGIACVEQMITGHGHVDYNTIPSVVYTHPEIASVGRTEEELQKAGITYSKGLFPFLASGRARALGETEGRVKVLADATTDRVLGVHILGPHAGDLIAEAAVAMTFHASAEDIARSCHAHPTLAEALKEAAMAVSNRAIHF
- the odhB gene encoding 2-oxoglutarate dehydrogenase complex dihydrolipoyllysine-residue succinyltransferase produces the protein MATELKVPAVGESVTEVQIGEWLKPEGSAVRKDENLVSIESEKATIEIPAPADGVLEKILRKKGDIAKVGEVIAHLGTGTGAVAPAPAAPAAAEKASTPTPAAAAPAKGSDKIMPAAARVLAENRVDASKVTPTGPGGRLLKEDVQAHLVGAAPAPTPAPVKSAPAAAVASGLSTGREEESVPMSPLRRTVAKRLVEAQNTMAMLTTFNEVDMSAIMSLRKSYQEAFLAKYNVKLGFMSFFVKAAVDALRLVPQLNAEIRGTNVIYRNYQDVGVAIGGGKGLVVPVLRGADRMSFAEVEVAINEFAKRAKDNKIKMEELEGGTFTISNGGVYGSLLSTPIINPPQSGILGLHSIQERPIALEGQVVIRPMMYLALSYDHRIVDGREAVTFLKRIKEVIENPARILLEV